CAAGGTGGCCGAGTGGGAGGCCTCCGGCGTCACGATGCTGCTGCTCAGCCTCACCACGCCCGACGAGGTGCGGCTGGTGGCCGAGACCCTGGCCTGAGGCGGCGCCCCACCCGGGGTGGACCACGGCTCACAGGCGCGAGACGCCCTCCCAGCCCGTGCTCGGGGCGCGGAGCCCGAAGTACGCCCCCAGCGTCGGCGCGACGTCCATCGTGTGCGCGCGGTCCGAGCGGGCCACGCCCCGGGCGACGGCAGGGCTGCCGCCGGAGAGGAAGAAGGGGATGGGCTCGGTGGCGGGGTGGCCGTGGTTGCCGGGGATCGGGTTGCTCGTCGGACCCGGGTCGCTGAAGCGCCAGCCCGCCTTGCACCACACCAGCACGTCCCCGGCCTCGGCGCCCAGGCGCAGGCCGGGCGTGCGCGCGACGTCGTGGGCCGCCAGCACCCCGGGGGTCGCGGCGGCCAGCTGCCGGACCCGGGCGACCGCAGCGTCGCGGGCGCCTGCCGGGCCGGTCCAGTAGACGAGGTCGGCGCCCCCGTTCTGCGCGATCTCGAACCGACCGGCGAGCGTGGGGTCGGCCTCCAGCACCGGGGTGAGGCTGACGGTCTGCTGGGGCAGCGACCAGTCCATGGAGTGGTCGGCGAGCACCACGACCAGCGAGGAGGCCCACCTGCCGCTCGTCCTCAGCCGGTCGACGAAGCGCTGCACCTGGAGGTTCGTCGACGCCAGCGCCGTGCGACGGGCCGCCTGCAGGGTGGTGCCGGTCAGGTCGGAGTGGCCGAAGCGGTCGATGTCGCCGAGGTTGACGAAGACCAGGTCGGGGTCGAACCGGTCGACCATGGCGATGGCGGCGTCGGTGGTGGCCGCGTCCGGGGCGTGCCCCGAGACCGGGACGACCGGGAACGGCTCCCACCGGTGGGTGGCACGGGTGCCGAAGACGCCGTACAGGTACTCCTTGGACAGCACGGTGCCGGTGGTGCGACCGGTGGCGTTCAGCTGCTCGATGACGGTCGTCACCCGGATGTCGGAGGGCCGGTCGCAGTCGCGCACCACCTGCTCGTCGCGGTCGTAGACCGAGTTGGCCGGCACGCCGTTCCGCGCCGGGCGGCAGCCGGTCATCATCATCACGTGGTTGGGGATGGTCTCGGTCACCGGCAGCGACCGGGCGGCGGGGTACCACAGCCCGGCGTCGCGCAGCGCCCGCACGGCGGGCATCTGGTCGACCTCGCCCGGGCGGCAGCCGTCGAGGACCAGCACGTAGGCGCGGCGACGCCCCGCGGAGGAGGTGGCGGCCCCGGCCGCGGGTGCCCCGGCCACCGACGAGAAGGCCAGCGCCGCACCGGAGGCGCCGGTGACCCGGAGCAGCGTGCGGCGGTCGATCGCGGTCATCGGGCCACCGGCCCGGGGACGCGGTGCAGCACCTGGCTGCCGGCGGTGGTGGCGTAGGACACCGACCAGGTGGCGGCGGCGCCGCGGTCGGCGCGGTCGCCGATGACGTACCAGTCCATCTGTGCTCGCTTCGGGGTCAGGTCGAGGACCGAGTAGCCGTGGTCGTCGAAGTCGATGTGCTGGACGTGGGGGTTGTTGGCCTTGAGCGCCTCCTCCACGGCGATGCTCGTGGTGCGCGGCGGGCTCCCGGTGATGTCCTTGAGGTTGTTGGAGGTCACCGAGGTGCCGACCAGCTCGACGCCCACGGAGCTGCGCGTCGCGGCGTACGTCGCCTTGTCGGCCGGGAGGTCGCAGGCCCAGGCCGAGTGGATGTCGCCGGTCACGAAGACGGTGTCGGTGACGCCGTGGTCGCGCAGGTGCTCGAAGACCTCGCGCCGGTCGTCGGTGTAGCCGTCCCACTGGTCGACGTTGTAGGGCACGCCCTCGGGCGGCAGCAGCCCGACGGTGTCGTCGACCGGTCGGACCGCCTCGCGCGGCACGCCGGCGAAGGTCACCGGCGCGATCATCACGGGGTTGCCCACCAGCTTCCACTGGACGGCGGTCGTGGTGAGCGAGGCCTTGAGGAAGTCCATCTGGGCGCGGCCGGTGAGGGTGCGGTCGGGGTCGGCCTGGGCCGGGTCGACGGGAGCGGCGAGCTGCTGGTCGCGGTAGGACCGCAGGTCGAGCAGGGTCAGCTCGACGAGCGTCCCGAACCGCAGCCGGCGGTAGAGCCCGTCGCCGTCGCCGGACGCGGCGGTGCCCGACATCCGCACCGGCATCCACTCGTCGTACGCCTGGTGGCTCGCGGCCCGGCGCGCCGCCCACGACCCCTCGCCGGCCGAGTGGTTCTCGGCGCCCCCGCGCCAGGCGTCGTTGGCCGACTCGTGGTCGTCCCAGGTCACGACGAACGGCACCCGGGCGTGCAGGCGCTGCAGGTCGGTGTCGCGCTTGTACTGCGCGTGGCGCTGCCGGTAGTCGGCCAGGGTGCGGGTCTCGTGGGCCGGCTCGTGGACCCGGACGTCGCGGTCCGAGCGGCCGTAGCCGTACTCGCCCGGGCCGTACTCGTAGACGTAGTCGCCCAGGTGCAGCACCGCGTCGAGGTCGTCGCGGTCGGCGAGGTGGCGGTAGGCGCTGAACCAGCCGGCCTGCAGGTTGGCGCACGACACCACGCCGAGGCGCACCCGGGCGGGTGCGGACGCGGTCGCGGGCGCCGTGCGGGTGCGGCCGGTGCGGCTCGTGCGGCCGTCCCACAGGAACCGGTACCAGTAGGTGCGGCCCGGGGCCAGGCCGGTCGCGTCCACCTTGACCGTGTGGTCGCGCGCGGCCCCGGTGCGCACCCGTCCCGAGCGCACCACGCGGGTGAAGCCGGGCCCGGTGGCCACCTGCCAGCGCACCGTGACGTCGGGTCCGACTCCCGAGCCGGGCGTGCTGCGCAGGGTGGGGGTGACACGGGTCCAGAGCACGACGGAGGTGGGCCGGGGGTCGCCGCTGGCGACCCCGTGGGCGAAGGGGGAGCTGGCCATGCCCCATCCAACGACGGCAGGCCCCGGGCGTCATGGGTGCGGCGAGGTCGTCACCCGAGCCTCACCGCGTGCTCGCCCGCTGTTCACCAGCCGGTCGGCTCCGGCGCCGGCGGCAGGTCCCGGCGGCCGCGGCGGGCGGCCTTGCGCTCGAGCTGGTGCTGGATGTCGGCGATCGACGACTCCCGCGAGGTCACCAGCTTCGCCAGCCCGACCCCGGTGCCGAGGGTGACGAACAGCGGCCACGGGAAGCCGGGGCCGTGGTCGAACGCGGCCGCGACGTAGACCACCCAGCAGATGAGGGTCGGCACCAGGAACGACCACAGCGCCTGGTGGCGACGGTGCTCGTAGCGCCGGACCGCCTCGGCCCGCAGGTCGGACGCAGGGACGAGCGGACCGCGTCGAGGGGGAGCCGACGAGGGGGCGACGTCGGCGATGAGCGGCACCAGGTCGCCCAGCGTGCGGGTCTCCCGGACGGCGGTGGTGCGCTCGTCGAGCTCGTCCCGGTCGAGCCGGCCCTCGGCGTACGCCGCGGCGAGGGCGTCGAGGACCACGTCGCGGTCGCGGTCGGAGGCGCGCATCCCGGCGTGGGCCGGCAGTCGTGGGTCGAGCTCGAAGCGCTGCCAGGTGTCGGTCCCGTCCATGCCCCCAGCCTCGGGGAGGCAGGGCGCCCCACGCCAGGGTCGGCCGTCACGAGCCGTCCGTGACACCTGTCATGCGTGCGGGGTGGGCGTCTGCCCGGGACGCCCCGCAGCCGTCGGGTCCGGGTCCGAGGGCAGTCGCGACCAGCACTGCAGGTCCACCCGCCGGCCGCCGCGGTGGTGCACCGAGCGCAGCACCCCCTCCAGGACGTAGCCCGCCTTCGCGGCGACGCGTGCCGAGGCGGGGTTCTCGGTGGAGACGAGCGCCGTGGCCCGCTGCAGGCCGGCGTCGAACGCCCAGCGGGTCATCGCCAGCAGCGCCGCGGTGGCGACGCCCCGGCCGCGGGCGTCCGGCGCCACGGCGTACCCCAGCTCGACCTCGGCACCCTCGTGGTCCACGGGTCCCGTGACGGCGTACCCGACGAACGTCCCGGTCCCGTCCAGCACCGCCCAGGCGTGCCGGTCGTGGCCGTCGAACCGGGTCAGCCACTGCTCCACCCAGCCGTCCGGCACCGGGTCGGGCGCGCGCGTGAAGCGCAGCGTGGCGGGGTCGCGCATGGTCGCCAGGACCTGCGGCACGTGGGCGGGGCGCAGGGGCTCGAGGTTCACGACGACCACGTCCGCATGATGCCCCACCCGGGCCCGCTACCGTCTCGACATGGCTGACGTCACCACGCGTTCCCCCGTCGACCCCGCCGAGCTCGAGCGGCACCTGCGCGAGCGGGGCGTGCACGGCGTGCAGGTGGGGTGGGTCGACAACAACGGAGTGGTCCGGTCGCGGGTGGTCCCCGTCGGCGACCTGGCCGGCGCGCTGCACCGCGGCGTCGGCGTGACGGCCGTGTTCGCGGTATTCGACAGCCACGACGGCATCACCTTCGCCCACGAGGGCCTCTCGACGCCGTCCGGCGACGTCCGCCTGGTGCCGGTCGTCGACGCGCTCGACGACGTGGTGCCGATGGCCGGCCAGCCCGGGCTGGCCTGGGCCCACGGCCGCCAGCTGACCGCCGACGGCGACCCCTGGCCCTACTGCCAGCGCACCGTCCTCGAGCGGCAGGTGGCGCGGGCGGCGGCCGCCGGCTTCGAGGTGCGGGCCGGCTTCGAGGTCGAGCTGCTCGTCTCCCGCGAGGACCCGACCGGCGCGCTCGTGCCGGCCCACCGCGGCCCGGCGTACAGCGCCAACGCCGTCCGCGACGTCGGCGAGCTGGTGACGCGGCTGCTGTCCGACCTCGAGGCCAACGGCGTCGACGTCGGCCAGGTCCACGCGGAGTACGGCGGCGCCCAGCTCGAGCTCGCGCTGTCGGCCCTCGACCCGCTGGCCGCCGCCGACGCGCAGGTGCTGGTGCGCCAGACCGTCCACGACGCCGCCCGCAGCCTGGGCCTGCGCGCCAGCCTGGCGCCGCTGCCCTCGGAGGAGGTCGCCGGCAACGGCTGGCACCTGCACACCTCGCTGGTGCGCGACGGCCGCAACGCCCTGACCGGCGACGACGAGCACGGCCTGTCCGCGGTCGGCCGCGGCTACGTCGCCGGCCTGCTGCGCGAGCTGCCCGGGGTGGTCGCCGTCACCGCACCGAGCACCGGCTCGCTGCTGCGCCGGCGGCCGCACTACTGGGCCGGCGCCTTCGGCTTCTGGGGGGTGGAGAACCGCGAGGCCGCGGTGCGGCTGGTGCCGTCCTCCCGGCTGCTCGGCCCCGAGCACACCAACGTCGAGCTCAAGGCCTGCGACGCCTCGGCCAACCCCTACCTCGCGCTCGCGGTGACGATCGCCGCCGGCCTGGCCGGGGTCGAGGAGGGCCTGGTGCCGCCGGAGCCGGTGCAGGAGGACGTCGGCGGCTGGGACGACGAGCGCCGGGCCGAGGCCGGCATCGTGGCGCTCGCGACCACCCACGAGGAGCAGCGCGCCCACCTGCTGGGCAGCGACCTGGTCCGC
This genomic interval from Nocardioides scoriae contains the following:
- a CDS encoding GNAT family N-acetyltransferase — protein: MVVVNLEPLRPAHVPQVLATMRDPATLRFTRAPDPVPDGWVEQWLTRFDGHDRHAWAVLDGTGTFVGYAVTGPVDHEGAEVELGYAVAPDARGRGVATAALLAMTRWAFDAGLQRATALVSTENPASARVAAKAGYVLEGVLRSVHHRGGRRVDLQCWSRLPSDPDPTAAGRPGQTPTPHA
- a CDS encoding alkaline phosphatase D family protein, producing the protein MASSPFAHGVASGDPRPTSVVLWTRVTPTLRSTPGSGVGPDVTVRWQVATGPGFTRVVRSGRVRTGAARDHTVKVDATGLAPGRTYWYRFLWDGRTSRTGRTRTAPATASAPARVRLGVVSCANLQAGWFSAYRHLADRDDLDAVLHLGDYVYEYGPGEYGYGRSDRDVRVHEPAHETRTLADYRQRHAQYKRDTDLQRLHARVPFVVTWDDHESANDAWRGGAENHSAGEGSWAARRAASHQAYDEWMPVRMSGTAASGDGDGLYRRLRFGTLVELTLLDLRSYRDQQLAAPVDPAQADPDRTLTGRAQMDFLKASLTTTAVQWKLVGNPVMIAPVTFAGVPREAVRPVDDTVGLLPPEGVPYNVDQWDGYTDDRREVFEHLRDHGVTDTVFVTGDIHSAWACDLPADKATYAATRSSVGVELVGTSVTSNNLKDITGSPPRTTSIAVEEALKANNPHVQHIDFDDHGYSVLDLTPKRAQMDWYVIGDRADRGAAATWSVSYATTAGSQVLHRVPGPVAR
- a CDS encoding type I glutamate--ammonia ligase, encoding MADVTTRSPVDPAELERHLRERGVHGVQVGWVDNNGVVRSRVVPVGDLAGALHRGVGVTAVFAVFDSHDGITFAHEGLSTPSGDVRLVPVVDALDDVVPMAGQPGLAWAHGRQLTADGDPWPYCQRTVLERQVARAAAAGFEVRAGFEVELLVSREDPTGALVPAHRGPAYSANAVRDVGELVTRLLSDLEANGVDVGQVHAEYGGAQLELALSALDPLAAADAQVLVRQTVHDAARSLGLRASLAPLPSEEVAGNGWHLHTSLVRDGRNALTGDDEHGLSAVGRGYVAGLLRELPGVVAVTAPSTGSLLRRRPHYWAGAFGFWGVENREAAVRLVPSSRLLGPEHTNVELKACDASANPYLALAVTIAAGLAGVEEGLVPPEPVQEDVGGWDDERRAEAGIVALATTHEEQRAHLLGSDLVREVLGEDLLGAFVACRDADAAWAADRAPADVLASLRWIY
- a CDS encoding alkaline phosphatase family protein; the protein is MTAIDRRTLLRVTGASGAALAFSSVAGAPAAGAATSSAGRRRAYVLVLDGCRPGEVDQMPAVRALRDAGLWYPAARSLPVTETIPNHVMMMTGCRPARNGVPANSVYDRDEQVVRDCDRPSDIRVTTVIEQLNATGRTTGTVLSKEYLYGVFGTRATHRWEPFPVVPVSGHAPDAATTDAAIAMVDRFDPDLVFVNLGDIDRFGHSDLTGTTLQAARRTALASTNLQVQRFVDRLRTSGRWASSLVVVLADHSMDWSLPQQTVSLTPVLEADPTLAGRFEIAQNGGADLVYWTGPAGARDAAVARVRQLAAATPGVLAAHDVARTPGLRLGAEAGDVLVWCKAGWRFSDPGPTSNPIPGNHGHPATEPIPFFLSGGSPAVARGVARSDRAHTMDVAPTLGAYFGLRAPSTGWEGVSRL
- a CDS encoding DUF1707 SHOCT-like domain-containing protein — its product is MDGTDTWQRFELDPRLPAHAGMRASDRDRDVVLDALAAAYAEGRLDRDELDERTTAVRETRTLGDLVPLIADVAPSSAPPRRGPLVPASDLRAEAVRRYEHRRHQALWSFLVPTLICWVVYVAAAFDHGPGFPWPLFVTLGTGVGLAKLVTSRESSIADIQHQLERKAARRGRRDLPPAPEPTGW